The following coding sequences are from one Sardina pilchardus chromosome 16, fSarPil1.1, whole genome shotgun sequence window:
- the btr12 gene encoding bloodthirsty-related gene family, member 12, with translation MTTQSPVVSARTLSEEQFQCSICLEVFVEPVSTPCGHSFCKACLQGYWDHSKKFSCPMCKKSYAKRPELSVNRVLAEIAAQFQGMSVLEVGGGGGGFPAVAVAAAGSPGASPGSHKGKSKGGDFAQEGEIPCDACIGRKLKALKSCLNCPGSFCETHLRPHRKVKTLQSHRLVPAVAHLEDKLCRRHERLLEAYCRNDHVCVCPECAETSHKTHDIVSVEREWKKKMSQVNKRRSEIKHLMKERAKKLDEIKQSIKVIKSSSQKELEESWQVYAELQKVLERSQAELVEAITGRQRQAEEQARELAHGLEHELGLLKRRSNELEALALTQDRVLFLQLLPTLPPPPEPSDWSAVSVNTDLYLGTIRKSVHSLVDKFQDELKKLHGKELGKLQNYANEIVLDPVTAQRSLSVSEDGRQVRYEEHRGGTHGSENPRRFSPALFVLGREGMSSGRHYWEVEVGRKTSWTLGVARASARRKGEIKLNPEGGFWCLWLRDGKFKALTTNRVTLELPAPPQKVGVFLDHDAGRVSFYDAKARTHLHSFHTVFDGESLHPIFSPCPNQDGKNGAPLALTTVKHG, from the exons gCCCGGTGGTGTCGGCACGCACCCTGTCTGAGGAGCAGTTCCAGTGCTCCATCTGCCTGGAGGTGTTTGTGGAGCCCGTGTCCACGCCGTGTGGCCACAGCTTCTGCAAGGCCTGCCTGCAGGGCTACTGGGACCACAGCAAGAAGTTCAGCTGCCCCATGTGCAAGAAGAGCTACGCCAAGCGGCCCGAGCTGTCCGTCAACCGCGTGCTGGCCGAGATCGCCGCCCAGTTCCAGGGGATGTCCGTGCTGGAGGTgggcggcggaggagggggaTTCCCCGCCGTCGCCGTCGCCGCCGCGGGGTCACCAGGTGCCTCGCCGGGGTCGCACAAGGGCAAGTCGAAGGGCGGCGATTTCGCCCAGGAGGGGGAAATACCATGTGACGCCTGCATCGGGAGGAAGCTGAAG GCTCTGAAGTCGTGCCTGAACTGCCCGGGTTCGTTCTGCGAGACGCACCTGCGGCCGCACCGCAAAGTGAAGACGCTGCAGTCCCACCGCCTGGTGCCCGCCGTGGCCCACCTGGAGGACAAGCTGTGCCGCAGGCATGAGCGCCTCCTGGAGGCCTACTGCCGCAATGACCACGTCTGCGTGTGCCCCGAGTGCGCCGAGACCAGCCACAAGACCCACGACATCGTGTCCGTCGAGCGCGAGTGGAAGAAGAAGAtg agTCAGGTGAATAAGAGGCGATCGGAGATCAAACACCTTATGAAAGAGCGGGCCAAGAAGCTGGACGAGATCAAACAGTCCATCAAGGTCATCAAG TCCTCGTCccagaaggagctggaggagagctgGCAGGTGTACGCGGAGCTGCAGAAGGTTCTGGAGCGCAGCCAGGCGGAGCTGGTGGAGGCCATCACGGGGCGGCAGCGCCAGGCGGAGGAGCAGGCGCGCGAGCTGGCCCACGGCCTGGAGCACGAGCTCGGACTCCTCAAGAGACGCAGCAACGAGCTGGAGGCCCTCGCGCTCACGCAGGACAGAGTGCTCttcctacag TTGCTTCCTACACTGCCTCCGCCGCCCGAACCTTCTGATTGGTCAGCTGTGTCCGTGAACACAGACCTGTACTTGGGCACAATCAGGAAGTCGGTCCACTCCCTGGTGGACAAGTTCCAGGATGAGCTCAAAAAGCTGCATGGCAAAG AACTTGGGAAGCTGCAGAACTACGCAA ATGAAATAGTCCTTGACCCTGTCACCGCTCAGCGCAGTCTGTCCGTGTCGGAGGACGGCCGGCAGGTGCGCTACGAGGAGCACCGCGGCGGCACGCACGGCTCGGAGAACCCCCGGCGCTTCAGCCCGGCCCTCTTCGTGCTGGGCCGCGAGGGCATGTCGTCGGGCCGCCACtactgggaggtggaggtgggccgCAAGACGTCCTGGACCCTGGGGGTGGCGCGCGCCTCCGCCCGCCGCAAGGGCGAGATCAAGCTGAACCCCGAGGGCGGGTTCTGGTGCCTGTGGCTGCGGGACGGCAAGTTCAAGGCGCTGACCACCAACCGGGTCACGCTGGAGCTGCCGGCGCCGCCGCAGAAGGTCGGCGTCTTCCTGGACCACGACGCCGGCCGGGTGTCGTTCTACGACGCCAAGGCGCGCACGCACCTGCACAGCTTCCACACGGTCTTCGACGGCGAGAGCCTTCACCCCATCTTCAGTCCGTGCCCCAACCAGGACGGCAAGAACGGAGCGCCGCTGGCTCTGACCACGGTCAAGCATGGATGA
- the si:dkey-46i9.6 gene encoding E3 ubiquitin-protein ligase TRIM58 gives MASPSNMLAEEQVHCSICLDVFTNPVSIPCGHNFCVGCIRGYWRTSVLYQCPMCKKTFYKQPDTSINTVLREIAEQFKDVRRKNSLLQQQKELEEQEAEEKKEEQQQKEQQQQQQQKQQQRQPPPRPKQPEKVLQQQQQQQTQKQEQQAQQQQQQQKTQQVVPKLKKKPQVEQEELDVPPLPPPPPPVAPPPGEELLADIPELLPPPWAEEVSCDVCTGMRLRAVKSCLVCLTSYCEEHIKSHGARFTKHKLIEPVANLEERMCTKHERLLELYCKKDQTIVCVLCTEMDHRAHYTIPVEREWAEKKTHLKKAEAEVLQMIQERQRKVEEIKRSVELNKSSALREIEDSMQVFSELVRAVQRAQAELVLAIEEKQRQTERWAQGLIMELEQEIANLHKRNSDLGHLARTEDHIHFLQKFPALCTHPPTKDWSGTSVHTDQCVGTIRRAVSRLEDTLEEEIEKLAANELKRVQQHLVDVTLDPDTANPWLQLSEDCRQLRHLGSWQDLPDTPERFDTVVIALGREPIAAGRRYWEVQVGDKDDWYLGVARASVNRKGRIAVSTAHGYWALAMKKGGEYRVSASPPLLLAPPAKLKRVGVYVDYEEGQISFYDVLARSHLHTFLDSFQETLYPFFYLYCCDKASDTIAIGPASDKTLIKQCLE, from the exons atGGCTTCCCCGTCTAACATGCTGGCCGAGGAGCAGGTGCACTGCTCCATCTGCCTGGACGTCTTCACCAACCCCGTGTCCATCCCGTGCGGCCACAACTTCTGCGTGGGCTGCATCCGCGGCTACTGGCGCACCAGCGTGCTCTACCAGTGCCCCATGTGCAAGAAGACCTTCTACAAGCAGCCCGACACCAGCATCAACACCGTGCTCCGCGAGATCGCCGAGCAGTTCAAGGACGTGCGCCGCAAGAAcagcctgctgcagcagcagaaggagctcgaggagcaggaggcggaggagaagaaggaggaacaacaacaaaaagaacaacaacaacaacaacaacagaagcaaCAACAACGGCAGCCACCACCACGACCAAAACAGCCAGAGAAAGTgctacaacagcagcaacaacaacaaacacaaaagcaagaacaacaagcacaacaacaacaacaacaacagaagacACAACAGGTGGTGCCAAAGCTGAAGAAGAAGCCGCAGGTGGAACAAGAGGAGCTGGACGTTCCTCCgctgccccctcccccgcccccggTGGCGCCCCCTCCCGGCGAGGAGCTGCTCGCCGACATCCCCgagctgctgccgccgccgtggGCCGAGGAGGTGTCGTGCGACGTGTGCACGGGCATGCGGCTGCGCGCGGTCAAGTCGTGCCTGGTGTGCCTGACGTCGTACTGCGAGGAGCACATCAAGTCGCACGGCGCCCGCTTCACCAAGCACAAGCTCATCGAGCCCGTGGCCAACCTGGAGGAGCGCATGTGCACCAAGCACGAGAGGCTGCTGGAGCTCTACTGCAAGAAGGACCAGACCATCGTCTGCGTGCTCTGCACCGAGATGGACCACCGCGCACACTACACCATACCGGTGGAGCGCGAGTGGGCCGAGAAGAAg ACCCACCTGAAAAAGGCAGAGGCTGAGGTGCTGCAGATGATCCAGGAGCGGCAGAGGAAGGTGGAGGAGATCAAGCGCTCAGTAGAGCTCAACAAA TCCAGTGCGCTGCGTGAGATCGAGGACAGCATGCAGGTGTTCTCGGAGCTGGTGCGGGCGGTGCAGCGGGCCCAGGCCGAGCTGGTGCTGGCCATCGAGGAGAAGCAGCGCCAGACGGAGCGCTGGGCCCAGGGCCTCATCatggagctggagcaggagatcGCCAACCTGCACAAGAGGAACTCCGACCTTGGGCACCTGGCCCGCACAGAAGACCACATCCACTTCCTACAG AAATTTCCGGCACTTtgcacacaccctcccaccaAGGACTGGTCCGGGACCAGTGTCCACACGGATCAGTGTGTGGGAACCATCAGGCGCGCCGTGTCCAGACTGGAGGACACACTGGAGGAGGAAATAGAGAAATTGGCTGCTAACG AGCTGAAGAGAGTCCAGCAGCATttag ttgACGTGACCCTTGACCCCGACACCGCCAACCCGTGGCTGCAGCTGTCCGAGGACTGCCGCCAGCTGCGTCACCTGGGCTCGTGGCAGGACCTGCCGGACACGCCCGAGCGCTTCGACACGGTGGTGATCGCGCTGGGCCGCGAGCCCATCGCCGCGGGCCGCCGCTACTGGGAGGTGCAGGTGGGCGACAAGGACGACTGGTACCTGGGCGTGGCGCGCGCCTCCGTCAACCGCAAGGGCCGCATCGCCGTCAGCACCGCGCACGGCTACTGGGCGCTGGCCATGAAGAAGGGCGGCGAGTACCGCGTCTCGGCCAGCCCGCCCCTGCTCCTGGCGCCGCCCGCCAAGCTCAAGCGCGTCGGCGTCTACGTGGACTACGAGGAGGGGCAGATCTCCTTCTACGACGTGCTGGCGCGCAGCCACCTCCACACCTTCCTAGACAGCTTCCAGGAGACGCTCTACCCCTTCTTCTACCTGTACTGCTGCGACAAGGCCTCGGACACCATCGCCATCGGCCCCGCCAGCGACAAAACCCTCATCAAACAGTGCCTGGAATGA